The Ralstonia sp. RRA DNA segment CCATCGACATGCACGGCATCGTGCATGGCACCTGGACGGATGTCGCACACGGCGGCAGTACGCTGCCGTTTGTGCTGCGACCGGTCGCCGTGGTGGTGATTCCCCCGTACGATGCCGCCGCCAACAGCAATGCGGTGACGCCAGCCACGCCGCTGATGCCCGCCGCACCCGGTCAGGTCTCACCTGCACCGGTGCTGCCGCCCGTCAATCCCGCGCGATCCAGCGCGCACTGGTAAGCTGCCGGGTCAGTTGCCCGCAGCATCCATCTGCCAAATCGGCTGCACGTACGCCACTCACCAGGAATCTTTCGTGAACGACGATACCAAGCTCCCGCCCAAGTTTCCCGCAACCCTGGCTGTGCATCCGGACCTGAATGTCCCGCCGGGTTTTGCTGCGTTCTCGCACGCCACACATCGCGCATCGACCGTGGTGTTCAAGAACCTCGCTGATATGCGCGCCTTCGGCAGCGGTAGTGTGGTGCACTGGCGCTACGGCCTGCATGCCACCCCGACGTCCGACGCGCTTTGCCAGGCGCTGGCGCAGATCGAAGGCGGTTCGCATGCGCTGCTGCTGCCCTCGGGCCTGGCGGCGATCTCGCTGGTGTACTTCACGCTCATCAAGTCCGGCGACGATGTACTGATCCCAGACAACGCCTACGGCCCGAACCGCGACCATGGCGAATGGATGGCGCGCCAGTTCGGCATCACCGTGCGCTACTACGACCCGATGGTCGGCGCAGGCATTGCCGATCTGATCCGCCACAACACCAAGCTGGTGTGGCTGGAAGCGCCGGGTTCGGTGACGATGGAAGTGCCCGACTGCACCGCCATTGCTGAGGTGGCCCGTGCGGCAGGCGCCATCACGGCGATCGACAACACCTGGAGCGGCGGCGTGTACTACCAGCCGTTCGCGCATGGCATCGACATCTCCGTGCAGGCGCTGACCAAGTACCAGTCCGGTGGCAGCGACGTGCTGATGGGCGCCACCATCACCAACGACGAGGCGCTGCACCACAAGCTGCTGGCCACGCGCATGCGCATGGGCTGGGGCGTGTCGGCGGACGATTGCTATTTCGTGCTGCGCGGCCTGCCGAGCCTGCCGACGCGCCTGGCTGCGCACGACGCCCACGCGCGTGAAGTGGCCGAATGGCTGGCCGACCGGCCCGAAGTCGTGCGCGTGCTGCACCCGGCGCTGCCTGACTGCCCAGGCCATGACAACTGGAAGCGTGACTTCACCGGTGCCAGTGGCCTGTTCTCGATCGTGCTGCACGAGCGCTATTCGCAGGCGCAGATCGATGCTTTCATCGAAGGCTTGCGTTACTTTGCGATCGGCTTTTCGTGGGGCGGGGCGCACAGCCTGGCGCTGCCGTACAACATCCCGTCGATGCGCACGGCGACCGCTTGGCCGCCGGCCGATTGGGAGAACGCGGGTGGTTTCGTGCGCCTGTATATCGGCCTGGAAGACCCGCGTGACTTGATCGCCGACCTGAAGCAGGCAATGGAGACGCACCTGCGGACCTGATCTGGTCGGTCCGTCAGGGCAATGGAGCGGGGCGCACAGGTTGCGCCCCGTTTTGCATCCGCAGGTGGTCGCTGTTACAGCGTTTCCAACAGGCGCGAGATGGCTTCAGGCGAGGGCAACTGGCCCTGCAACTCCTTCGGCAAGCTCTTGGTGATGGCATAGGTCGCCACGCCGATCGGTTTTCTTGCGTCGCGCAAGGCGTACTCGACGATGGTGCGCTTCTTTTCCTTGCACAGGATGATGCCGATGGACGGGTTCTCGTCGTCCTGGCGCACCTGTTCGTCCAGCGCAGCCAGGTAGAACTGCATCTTGCCGATGAACTCGGGCTCGAACTTGCCGATCTTCAGTTCGATGGCGACCAGCGAGCGCAGGCGCCGGTGGAACAGCAGGAGGTCGATGAAGTACTCGTCCCCGGCCACTTCAAGCCGGTACTGGCTGCCAAGAAAGGCAAACATGCCGCCCATTGCACGCAGAAAGTCCTCGATGCGGGCGATCAGCGAGCGCTCAAGCTCGCGTTCGCTGTGCTGGTCGCCCAGTTCGAGAAAGTCGAAGGCGTATTCGTCCTTGACTGCCAGCTTGGCTTGCGCGCGCAAGGCCGGCGTCAGGGCCTGATCGAAATTGGTCTGGCCCAGGAGCGACTTTTCGTAGCTCTGGTTGTCGATCTGGTGTGCAAGCACGTTCTTCGACCATCCGAACTTGCGCGTCATGCGCAGGTAGAACTCACGCTCCTGAGCGTCCTTGCAGCGTTCGAGAATGAGGAGGTTGTGGCTCCAGCCGATTTCTCGCACCAGTGGTGCGAGTTTTGTCGTGTCGCTGTAGGTTTCGAAGAAACCCTTCATCCGCCACAGGTTAGATGCCGAAAACCCGCCCGTGCCCGGAAAGCTCGCCTGTAGGTCAGTGGCAAGCTTCTGTACGACGGCTTTGCCCCACCCTTCGGTTTGCTGGCGTGCGACGATTAACTGCCCGATGTCCCAGTAGAGGCCGACCAGTTCCTTGTTGACCGCTCGCAGCGCTGCGTACTGTGCAGCCTGAATACGCGCCTTGATCTCGACCAGCAAGGCCGCATAGTCGTGCGCTTCTACCGTTTCTCGCACCACCGGTGCGAGTTTTTTTCGGGCTGGTTGGCTGGTCGCCATTGTTCCTTACTGCTGCGGAAAGAGGTTCAGCAACCCATCCAAGCCGACAACGTTGAACGCCACATCGGCCTGCGCCTGCACGATGGGCTTGGCACGGAACGCCACCGACAAGCCGGCGACACCCATCATCTTCAAATCGTTCGAACCGTCACCCATGGCGATGGCGTTATGCGGCGTCACGCCCATGTCCTTGCAGAACGCCTTGAGCGTCTGCGCCTTCACGTCGGCATTGACGATCTCGCCGAGCACGCGGCCGGTCAGTTTGCCGTCCACGATCTCCAGCGTATTGGCGCGCGTGCGGTCGAGCCCCAGGCGCTCTTGCAGGCGCGAGGTGAAGAACTCGAAGCCACCCGACACGAGCAGCGTGCGGATGCCCATGGCCTGCACGGCCTTGAGCATCTTTTCTGCGCCCAGGGAGAGCTGCAGGCGCTCGTTGTAGACGCGTTCCAGCACGCTTGCATCCAGACCCTTGAGCAGCTCGACACGGCGCGTCAGGCTCTCGTTGAAATCCTTGATTTCACCGCGCATCGACGCTTCGGTGATGGCGGCCACCTGCGGCTTGAGCCCGCAGAAGTCCGCAATCTCGTCGATGCATTCGATGGTGATGAGCGTGGAATCCATGTCCATCGCCAGCACGCGGAAGTCCCCAAAGGTCCACTCGTCGGGAATCCACGCGTAGTCCAGCCTCAGGTTGGCGCAGATGGCGTCGAGCTGGACGCGCAGCTCGCTGGGCAGCTCGTGCACCCATTCGATGGCGGCGACGTTGGGCGCACGCATTTCAAACGCGGCTGTGCCGAACAGGCTGCGGACGGACTCGATATCGCCGGTAGACAGCGGCGACAGGCTTTGCAGGACGACAGGCATGGGAGGACGGGAGAAAGGATGCGCCGGGGAAGCGCGCTATTGTAGCGAAGCCCCCGGTAGGAATGCGCCCCACCAAAAGGTGAGACGCGCGCAGCACAAAATTCAGGCTGAGGCCGTCTCCGCCGCCAGGCTGTGGGCGACCTTGGCGAGGAAGCGGTCGCAGGCGTCGAGTTGCGCCAGCTCCACGTACTCGTTGGCCTTGTGGGCCTGCTCGATGTTGCCGGGGCCGCACAGCACGGCTGGAATGCCGGCGCGCTGGAACAAGCCGGCCTCGGTGCCGTAGGCAACCTTGCGCTTGTCGTTGTCTTCGGTCAGTACGCGCACGAGCTGCGTGATGGCGGCCTGCTCGGAAGCATCCAGCGATGGTGCAGCGGCAATCTCGGCCAGTTCGATGCGGGCGTCCGGGTGCTCGCGCTGCATGGCGGGCTCGATGGTTTCGCGAACATAGCGCTCCACGCGTGCACGGATGGCGGGGGCATCCACGCCCGGCAGGTTGCGGAACTCGAACACGAACTCGCACAGCGCAGGGATCGTGTTGAGCGCGATCCCACCATTGATCAGCCCGGTGGACGACGTGGTGAACGGCACGTCAAACGCCTCATCAAACGGCCCCTGGGCGCGGAATTCATCCGCCAGATCACGCACGAAGCAGATGATGCGCGCGGCATATTCGATGGCGTTCACCCCCTGTGGCGTGAGCGACGAATGCGCGGCGCGGCCATGCACGCGGCAGCGGTAAGCATTGATGCCCTTGTGCGCAACGATGGGGCGCATGGAGGTGGGCTCGCCGACGATGCAGCCGGCAGGCTTGATGCCGCGCGCGATCAGGTCTTCAATCATGCGCGGCGCGCCCACGCAACCGACTTCTTCGTCGTACGACAACGCCAGATGCACCGGCTCACGCAGCCTGGCCTGCAACAGTGACGGCACCAGCGCCAGCGACGAAGCGATGAACCCCTTCATATCGCACGTGCCACGGCCGTAGAGCTTGCCGTCGCGCACTTCCGGGCTGAACGGATCGCTGTCCCATTTCTGGCCATCCACCGGCACCACATCCGTGTGGCCCGACAGCACGATGCCGCCTTGCAAGCCGCCGTCTGCCGCCGGAATGGTGGCGAACAGGTTGGCCTTGTTGCGCTCGTCGTTGTGTGAGAGATGCGCTTCAAGGCCGACGCCGCGCAAGTAGTCGCGCACGGTTTCGATCAGGGCGAGGTTCGAGCCGCGGCTGGTGGTGTCGAAGCTGACCAGCTTGCGGGTCCAGTCGAGCGTAGAGAGAGCGGTGCTCATGGTGTTTCCTTATCTTTTGATTCGGCGATGCTAGCGCATCAGCTCAATTGCCGCATGGCATGGCGAATCGTCTGCGCCAGCGCGGCCGTCTCGGCCGGGATGTTCTCGATACGCAGACGGTCTTGGCCGGCCAGCTTGATCTGCCGGTTCTTCTGCACGAGGTCGATGATCTTGATCGCATCCACGGGCGGGTTGGGTATGAAATGCAGCGTGACCGCTTCCGCGCCCTTGTCGATCTTGCGGATGCCGAGCGGTACGGCCGCAATGCGCAGGCGATGCGTTTCGATGAGCGACTGCGCCTGCGGTGGCAGCTTGCCAAAGCGGTCGATCAGCTCTTCCTGGATGTTGTCGATGGTCTCGCCGCTCTCGCAGTTGGCCAGGCGCTTGTAGAGCGACAGGCGCTCCTGCACATCGCCGCAATAGTCCTGCGGCAGCAGGGCAGGCGTGCCGAGGTTGATCTCGGTGGTGGCTGCCAGCGGCGCCATCAGGTCGGGCTCCTTGCCCGCCTTGAGCGATTTCACCGCCTGGTTGAGCATGTCGGTATAGAGCTGGAAGCCGATCTCGGAAATCTCGCCCGATTGCTTGTCGCCCAGCACCTCGCCGGCGCCGCGAATTTCCAGATCGTGCATTGCCAGATAGAAGCCCGAACCCAGTTCTTCCATCTGCTGAATGGCTTCGAGCCGGCGCTGTGCCTGCTTGGTCAGGCCGTCCAGGTCGTGCGCCAGCAGATACGCATACGCCTGATGGTGCGAACGCCCGACGCGGCCGCGCAACTGGTGCAACTGCGCCAGGCCGAACTTGTCGGCGCGGTGGATCAGGATCGTATTGGCGGTCGGCACGTCGATGCCGGTTTCGATAATCGTTGTGCACAGCAGGATATTGGCGCGCTGGGCCACGAAATCGCGCATCACGCGCTCCAGCTCACGCTCGTGCATCTGGCCGTGCGCAACCACCACGCGCGCTTCCGGAATCAGCTCCTCCAGCTTGGCGCGCTTGTTCTCGATGGTCTCGACTTCGTTGTGCAGGAAGTAGACCTGCCCGCCGCGTTTCAGCTCACGCAGGATGGCCTCGCGCAGCACGCCGTCTTCCTCGCGGCGCAGGAAGGTCTTGATGGCCAGGCGCTTTTGCGGCGCGGTTGCAATCACCGAGAAATCGCGCAGGCCTTCGAGCGCCATACCCAGCGTACGCGGGATCGGCGTGGCGGTGAGCGTGAGCACGTCCACCTCGGCGCGCAGCGTTTTGAGCGCCTCCTTCTGGCGCACGCCAAAGCGGTGTTCCTCGTCGATGATGACGAGCCCGAGTCGATCGAACTTGACGTCAGGAGAGAGCAGCTTGTGCGTGCCGATCACGATGTCGATGGTGCCGGCGTTGATGGCCTCGATGGCACCGTCGATTTCCTTCTTGTTCTTGAAGCGCGAGATTTCGGCAATGCGCACGGGCCAGTCGGCAAAACGGTCGACCAGCGTCTGATAGTGCTGCTCGGCCAGCAGCGTGGTCGGCGCGAGAATGGCGACCTGCTTGCCGCCCATGACTGCGACGAACGCGGCGCGCAAGGCGACTTCTGTCTTGCCGAAGCCGACGTCGCCGCAGACGAGGCGGTCCATCGGCTTGCCCGAGGTCATGTCAGCGATGACAGCGGCAATGGCGGCGGCCTGGTCGGGCGTTTCTTCAAAGCCGAAGCTCTCGGCAAACTTGACGTAGTCCTCGGGTGTGAGCGGGAAGGCAAAGCCCTGGCGCAGCGCGCGGCGTGCGTACAGGTTCAGCAGCTCTGCCGCCGTGTCGCGAATCTGCTGCGCAGCCTTGCGCTTGGCCTTTTCCCACTGGCCGGATCCGAGCGAATGCAGCGGCGCGGTTTCCGGATCGGCACCCGAGTAGCGCGAGATCACATGCAACTGATGCACTGGCACGTAGAGCTTGTTGCCCTTGTCGTAGTCGAGGTGGAGGAACTCCTCCTCGCCGTTGCCCATGTCGATGGAGATGAGCCCCTGATAGCGGCCGATGCCGTGTTCGCTGTGGACCACCGGGTCGCCGATTTTCAGTTCGGCCAGGTCGCGCACCATCGCATCGACGGCGGTGGCCTGTTCCTGCTTGCGGCGACCGGCGCGGCGCGTGGTCTGTGCGTACAGCTCGGTCTCGGTGATGATGGCGATGCGTTCGTCACCGAGGATGAAGCCTTGGTACAGCGGTGCCACGCCCAGCACGAACTTGGCGTCGCCGCTTATCAGGTCGGCATAGTCGGCCACGCCTTCCGGATGCAGACCGCTGGCGGCGAACATCTGCGCGAGCGTTTCGCGGCGGCCGGCGGATTCTGCGCAGATCATCACGCGGCAGTTGCCACGCATCAGGAACGATTCTAGGTTGACCAGCGGGTCTTCTGCGCGGCGGTTGACCGCAACGTTTGGCAGCGGCAGCGAGAGCGGGGCATCGCCAGGCTCCGCGCGCAGCACAAGACGGGCATGCGGCTTGGCCGCCACGAAGAACGCTTCCTCATCCAGATACAACGCGCCGGGCTCCAGCAACGGCCGTTCGCGGTCGTGGCGCATGAAGTTGTAGCGCTGCGTGGTATCAGCCCAGAAGCGGCGCACCGCGCCTTCGATGTCGCCCACGAAGGCCAAGTGCGTGGCGCCCGGCAGATAGTCGAACAGCGTGGCGGTCTCTTCGAAGAAGAGCGGCAGGTAGTACTCGATACCGGCGCTCGGCACGCCGTTGCCGATGTCCTTGTAGATGGGCGAGCGCGTCGGGTCGCCCTCGAACACCTCGCGCCAGCGTCCGCGGAAGGCGGTGCGCGACGCCTCGTCCATCGGGAATTCGCGGCCCGGCAACAGGCGCACTTCGTTCACGGGGTAAAGGCTGCGCTGCGTATCCGGGTCGAACGAGCGAATGGTCTCGATCTCGTCGCCAAACAGGTCGAGCCGGTACGGCAGCGGCGAGCCCATCGGGAACAGGTCGATCAACCCGCCGCGCACAGAGTATTCACCGGGGCGCATGACGGCGCTGACGTGCTCGTAGCCGGCCAGCGTGAATTGCGCCTTGAGCGCAGCCTCGTCGAGCTTTTCGCCCTTCTTGAAGAAGAACGTGTAGGCCGCCAGGAACGACGGCGGCGCGATGCGCTGCAATGCCGTCGATGCCGGCACGAGCAGGATGTCGCACGCGCCGTTCTGCAGGTCATGCAGCGTGGCCAGCCGTTCGGAGATCAAGTCCTGGTGCGGCGAGAAGTTGTCGTACGGCAGCGTTTCCCAGTCCGGCAGCAGCTTCACACGCGCTTGCGGGGCAAACCAGCGCAGTTCTTCGGCCAGGCGCTGGGCATCGACGGCATTGGCGCAGACCACCGCCAGCATCGGCACGACAGCGCGATGCTGCTCCAGGTAGCGTGCGAGCAGCAGGGCATCTGCCGCGCCTTGCAGGCCGCTGAAGACGAGGCGCGCGCCCGGTTTGACGGCGGGCAGGGCAGAAAGCGAAAAATCGGACATGGGAGACGTCGGGTTCTTGTAGGACCGGTCGGCAAGGCAAAGCACGACACCCCGCCGGCGTTTGCAGGCGGGGTGTCGTGACGTTGGCCGCTATTATAAAATCCGCGCGAATTACATGCTGGTGACGGCTCAAAAACCGTGCAAACGCCGCATCCACGCTCATCTCTTGCACTCCATGTCCGAACCTTCCCGCCCAGGCCGACGCCGTTTTGCGCTGATTCCCTCAGCCGGCACCGGCTCGCGCGCCGGCGGCGATTTGCCCAAGCAATATCAGGCGATCGCCGGGCGGCCGATGTTGTGGCACACCGCACAAGCCTTTCTGGGGAGCCCCGAGATCGATTCTGTGTTGATCGTGACGACGCCGGGCGCACAACCGCTCGTGCAGCGTTTTCCCGATGGCGGTTTCGATGCACCCAGGCTGGTCGAAGTGGATTGCGGCGGTGATTCGCGCCACGCGTCGGTCACGCATGGGTTGGCAGCGTTGCGCGGGATGGGTGCGCACGACGACGATTGGGTGCTCGTGCACGATGCGGCGCGCCCAGGTCTGACACCTGC contains these protein-coding regions:
- the argE gene encoding acetylornithine deacetylase, translated to MSTALSTLDWTRKLVSFDTTSRGSNLALIETVRDYLRGVGLEAHLSHNDERNKANLFATIPAADGGLQGGIVLSGHTDVVPVDGQKWDSDPFSPEVRDGKLYGRGTCDMKGFIASSLALVPSLLQARLREPVHLALSYDEEVGCVGAPRMIEDLIARGIKPAGCIVGEPTSMRPIVAHKGINAYRCRVHGRAAHSSLTPQGVNAIEYAARIICFVRDLADEFRAQGPFDEAFDVPFTTSSTGLINGGIALNTIPALCEFVFEFRNLPGVDAPAIRARVERYVRETIEPAMQREHPDARIELAEIAAAPSLDASEQAAITQLVRVLTEDNDKRKVAYGTEAGLFQRAGIPAVLCGPGNIEQAHKANEYVELAQLDACDRFLAKVAHSLAAETASA
- a CDS encoding PDDEXK nuclease domain-containing protein, which codes for MATSQPARKKLAPVVRETVEAHDYAALLVEIKARIQAAQYAALRAVNKELVGLYWDIGQLIVARQQTEGWGKAVVQKLATDLQASFPGTGGFSASNLWRMKGFFETYSDTTKLAPLVREIGWSHNLLILERCKDAQEREFYLRMTRKFGWSKNVLAHQIDNQSYEKSLLGQTNFDQALTPALRAQAKLAVKDEYAFDFLELGDQHSERELERSLIARIEDFLRAMGGMFAFLGSQYRLEVAGDEYFIDLLLFHRRLRSLVAIELKIGKFEPEFIGKMQFYLAALDEQVRQDDENPSIGIILCKEKKRTIVEYALRDARKPIGVATYAITKSLPKELQGQLPSPEAISRLLETL
- a CDS encoding cystathionine beta-lyase, which codes for MNDDTKLPPKFPATLAVHPDLNVPPGFAAFSHATHRASTVVFKNLADMRAFGSGSVVHWRYGLHATPTSDALCQALAQIEGGSHALLLPSGLAAISLVYFTLIKSGDDVLIPDNAYGPNRDHGEWMARQFGITVRYYDPMVGAGIADLIRHNTKLVWLEAPGSVTMEVPDCTAIAEVARAAGAITAIDNTWSGGVYYQPFAHGIDISVQALTKYQSGGSDVLMGATITNDEALHHKLLATRMRMGWGVSADDCYFVLRGLPSLPTRLAAHDAHAREVAEWLADRPEVVRVLHPALPDCPGHDNWKRDFTGASGLFSIVLHERYSQAQIDAFIEGLRYFAIGFSWGGAHSLALPYNIPSMRTATAWPPADWENAGGFVRLYIGLEDPRDLIADLKQAMETHLRT
- the serB gene encoding phosphoserine phosphatase SerB produces the protein MPVVLQSLSPLSTGDIESVRSLFGTAAFEMRAPNVAAIEWVHELPSELRVQLDAICANLRLDYAWIPDEWTFGDFRVLAMDMDSTLITIECIDEIADFCGLKPQVAAITEASMRGEIKDFNESLTRRVELLKGLDASVLERVYNERLQLSLGAEKMLKAVQAMGIRTLLVSGGFEFFTSRLQERLGLDRTRANTLEIVDGKLTGRVLGEIVNADVKAQTLKAFCKDMGVTPHNAIAMGDGSNDLKMMGVAGLSVAFRAKPIVQAQADVAFNVVGLDGLLNLFPQQ
- the mfd gene encoding transcription-repair coupling factor, translated to MSDFSLSALPAVKPGARLVFSGLQGAADALLLARYLEQHRAVVPMLAVVCANAVDAQRLAEELRWFAPQARVKLLPDWETLPYDNFSPHQDLISERLATLHDLQNGACDILLVPASTALQRIAPPSFLAAYTFFFKKGEKLDEAALKAQFTLAGYEHVSAVMRPGEYSVRGGLIDLFPMGSPLPYRLDLFGDEIETIRSFDPDTQRSLYPVNEVRLLPGREFPMDEASRTAFRGRWREVFEGDPTRSPIYKDIGNGVPSAGIEYYLPLFFEETATLFDYLPGATHLAFVGDIEGAVRRFWADTTQRYNFMRHDRERPLLEPGALYLDEEAFFVAAKPHARLVLRAEPGDAPLSLPLPNVAVNRRAEDPLVNLESFLMRGNCRVMICAESAGRRETLAQMFAASGLHPEGVADYADLISGDAKFVLGVAPLYQGFILGDERIAIITETELYAQTTRRAGRRKQEQATAVDAMVRDLAELKIGDPVVHSEHGIGRYQGLISIDMGNGEEEFLHLDYDKGNKLYVPVHQLHVISRYSGADPETAPLHSLGSGQWEKAKRKAAQQIRDTAAELLNLYARRALRQGFAFPLTPEDYVKFAESFGFEETPDQAAAIAAVIADMTSGKPMDRLVCGDVGFGKTEVALRAAFVAVMGGKQVAILAPTTLLAEQHYQTLVDRFADWPVRIAEISRFKNKKEIDGAIEAINAGTIDIVIGTHKLLSPDVKFDRLGLVIIDEEHRFGVRQKEALKTLRAEVDVLTLTATPIPRTLGMALEGLRDFSVIATAPQKRLAIKTFLRREEDGVLREAILRELKRGGQVYFLHNEVETIENKRAKLEELIPEARVVVAHGQMHERELERVMRDFVAQRANILLCTTIIETGIDVPTANTILIHRADKFGLAQLHQLRGRVGRSHHQAYAYLLAHDLDGLTKQAQRRLEAIQQMEELGSGFYLAMHDLEIRGAGEVLGDKQSGEISEIGFQLYTDMLNQAVKSLKAGKEPDLMAPLAATTEINLGTPALLPQDYCGDVQERLSLYKRLANCESGETIDNIQEELIDRFGKLPPQAQSLIETHRLRIAAVPLGIRKIDKGAEAVTLHFIPNPPVDAIKIIDLVQKNRQIKLAGQDRLRIENIPAETAALAQTIRHAMRQLS